The Haloarcula sp. DT43 genome includes a region encoding these proteins:
- a CDS encoding (2Fe-2S)-binding protein, giving the protein MQIELDVNGETETFEASKSDSLLDVLRANGYTGAKRGCDTGACGFCTVHVDGEATLSCVTPVTKAEGASVQTIEGLGEQDDLHPVQQAFVDNTALQCGFCIPGMIMRSKALLDENPDPTEREVREALSDNLCRCTGYKKIVEAVLDAADRLDESRAVATDGGPPIDGDAPPDGAAGGTLDSGCPPGRCDCSGGET; this is encoded by the coding sequence ATGCAAATCGAACTGGACGTGAACGGCGAGACGGAGACGTTCGAGGCGTCGAAGTCCGACTCCCTCCTGGACGTGCTGCGGGCCAACGGGTACACCGGCGCGAAGCGAGGGTGTGACACCGGGGCCTGCGGCTTCTGTACGGTCCACGTCGACGGCGAGGCGACGCTGTCGTGCGTGACGCCCGTGACGAAAGCCGAGGGGGCGTCGGTTCAGACAATCGAGGGACTCGGCGAGCAGGACGACCTGCACCCGGTCCAGCAGGCCTTCGTGGACAACACCGCGCTGCAGTGTGGCTTCTGCATCCCGGGGATGATCATGCGCTCGAAAGCGCTCCTGGATGAGAACCCCGATCCGACGGAGCGGGAGGTCCGTGAGGCCCTCTCGGACAACCTCTGTCGGTGTACGGGCTACAAGAAGATCGTGGAGGCCGTGCTCGACGCCGCAGACCGGCTGGACGAGAGCCGCGCGGTGGCGACCGACGGGGGCCCCCCGATCGACGGGGACGCACCGCCCGACGGCGCGGCCGGCGGGACGCTCGATTCGGGCTGTCCGCCCGGCAGGTGTGACTGCTCGGGGGGCGAGACATGA